In Nicotiana tabacum cultivar K326 chromosome 17, ASM71507v2, whole genome shotgun sequence, one DNA window encodes the following:
- the LOC107784766 gene encoding E3 ubiquitin-protein ligase RGLG2: MGGKSSREDSWRQTSSTRSSWNQYNYPQTQSSYPQQDSYNYPPSHHHQQAVPSYAPPPPQQSYPPPPPQQQNYPSHVPKPRLDRRYSRIADNYSSLDEVTEALAREGLESSNLIVGIDFTKSNEWTGKRSFGGRSLHHIGQNLNPYEQAISIIGKTLAAFDEDNLIPCFGFGDASTHDQDVFSFFPDERFCNGFEEVLSRYREIVPELKLAGPTSFAPVIEMAMTIVEQSGGQYHVLVIIADGQVTRSVDTGHGQLSPQEQKTVDAIVRASKFPLSIILVGVGDGPWDMMKEFDDNIPARDFDNFQFVNFTEIMAKNVSHTRKETEFALSALMEIPTQYKATVVLNLLGGQSGTSPGRVALPPPMYGATSVGGSKPSRAASFQQPTSAYYGYGSPADAPPHFQQTPSSYYDQTRSVDTAPSAPSSPYIAPSATTSSTYDNQVCPICLTNPKDMAFGCGHQTCCECGRALENCPICRSSIQTRIKLY, encoded by the exons ATGGGTGGAAAGAGTTCAAGAGAGGATAGTTGGAGGCAAACTTCATCAACTCGATCTTCTTGGAATCAATACAATTATCCTCAAACTCAATCATCTTATCCACAGCAAGATAGTTACAACTACCCACCATCCCACCACCACCAGCAGGCTGTTCCTTCCTATGCACCTCCACCACCCCAACAGAGTTATCCACCTCCTCCACCCCAACAACAGAATTATCCCTCTCATGTTCCAAAACCGAGACTTGATCGGAGATACTCCAGAATTGCCGACAATTATTCTTCCCTGGATGAG GTGACTGAAGCCCTTGCACGAGAGGGCTTGGAGTCTTCAAATCTGATTGTGGGCATTGATTTCACCAAGAGCAATGAATGGACAG GTAAGAGGTCTTTTGGTGGTCGGAGCCTACATCACATCGGGCAGAATTTGAACCCATATGAGCAAGCAATTTCTATAATTGGAAAAACCTTGGCCGCATTTGATGAGGATAACTTAATTCCGTGTTTTGGATTTGGAGATG CATCAACTCATGATCAAGATGTATTCAGTTTCTTTCCCGATGAAAGATTTTGTAATGGTTTTGAGGAAGTTCTATCTCGTTACAGAGAAATTGTCCCCGAGCTAAAGCTTGCAG GACCAACGTCATTTGCCCCGGTCATTGAAATGGCCATGACAATAGTTGAGCAGAGTGGTGGCCAGTACCATGTTCTAGTAATCATTGCAGATGGGCAG GTAACTAGAAGTGTCGATACTGGACATGGACAATTAAGTCCGCAGGAGCAGAAAACAGTAGATGCAATCGTACGAGCAAG TAAGTTTCCCTTGTCAATTATACTTGTTGGGGTTGGCGATGGACCCTGGGATATGATGAAGGAATTTGATGATAATATTCCTGCTCGGGACTTTGATAATTTCCAG TTTGTCAATTTCACGGAGATCATGGCCAAAAATGTATCTCATACTCGAAAAGAGACGGAGTTTGCTCTTTCAGCATTGATGGAAATCCCTACACAATATAAAGCAACCGTGGTGCTTAACTTACTGGG TGGACAAAGTGGAACGTCTCCTGGTAGGGTAGCTCTTCCCCCTCCTATGTATGGGGCAACATCTGTCGGTGGTTCAAAGCCCTCACGTGCAGCGAGTTTTCAGCAGCCCACAAGCGCTTATTATGGTTATGGAAGCCCTGCTGATGCACCTCCGCATTTTCAGCAGACTCCAAGTTCGTATTATGATCAGACTCGCTCAGTTGACACTGCTCCATCTGCTCCCAGCTCTCCCTACATTGCTCCATCTGCTACCACCTCCTCTACATATGACAACCAG GTTTGCCCCATTTGCCTTACTAACCCAAAAGACATGGCCTTTGGCTGTGGGCATCAG ACATGTTGTGAGTGCGGGAGAGCACTTGAAAATTGCCCTATATGTCGAAGTTCAATTCAAACCCGAATAAAGCTCTACTGA